A DNA window from Vanessa cardui chromosome 16, ilVanCard2.1, whole genome shotgun sequence contains the following coding sequences:
- the LOC124536159 gene encoding transcription initiation factor IIA subunit 1, producing the protein MTMSQLSVLKLYNTVVDDVIAGVRDCFLDDGVDEQVLQELKQLWKTKLTASGAMDPPQPEAPVMPPPPALQNFQKANGSNVIPKRAPDMASQSSSQHSGVEHGGAPSSNIPGAHPHHVLDPNNKVPVQLTLPAQPGVPGSQPRSFTIQIPASALNGNKLHQVLTGPIINATISLPQPLAATLLQQHINSALAGQQNEFDGGGGGRSGAAPFSLDGALDSSDDDGSNVGDGSEDGGGDDDEDEESAEERAEEEEEERDESGGAEEEPLNSGDDVSDEEPGDMFDTENVVVCQYDKITRSRNKWKFYLKDGIMNLSGKDYVFQKANGDAEW; encoded by the coding sequence atgacgATGAGTCAATTATCCGTATTGAAACTTTACAACACAGTGGTGGACGATGTGATAGCTGGTGTGCGGGATTGCTTTCTCGATGACGGTGTAGATGAACAGGTTTTGCAAGAGTTAAAACAGTTATGGAAAACAAAGTTAACGGCCAGTGGTGCTATGGACCCTCCGCAACCCGAAGCACCCGTAATGCCGCCACCACCGGCACTACAAAACTTCCAGAAAGCCAATGGCAGTAATGTTATACCAAAAAGGGCTCCAGATATGGCATCTCAAAGTTCAAGCCAACATTCTGGAGTTGAACATGGTGGTGCACCATCGTCTAATATACCCGGTGCTCACCCTCACCATGTTCTTGATCCTAACAATAAAGTTCCAGTGCAATTAACATTACCAGCTCAACCAGGCGTACCTGGATCACAACCACGTTCTTTTACCATACAAATTCCAGCATCTGCTCTTAATGGAAATAAACTACATCAAGTCCTTACAGGTCCTATTATTAATGCAACAATAAGTTTGCCGCAGCCTCTAGCTGCCACTCTCTTACAACAACATATCAATTCAGCTTTAGCCGGCCAACAAAATGAATTTGATGGTGGTGGAGGCGGCAGGAGCGGTGCTGCTCCATTCTCATTAGATGGTGCGTTAGATTCATCCGATGATGACGGCTCAAATGTTGGAGATGGATCAGAAGATGGtggtggtgatgatgatgaagatgaagAGTCAGCAGAGGAGCGAGCTGAAGAGGAAGAAGAGGAAAGAGATGAAAGTGGAGGTGCAGAAGAGGAGCCGCTAAATTCTGGTGATGACGTTTCGGATGAAGAACCCGGTGATATGTTCGACACGGAGAATGTTGTTGTATGCCAATATGACAAGATAACTCGTAGTCGCAATAAATGGAAATTCTATCTCAAAGATGGAATAATGAATTTATCTGGTAAAGATTATGTTTTTCAAAAAGCTAATGGTGATGCGGAATGGTGA